The following coding sequences are from one Procambarus clarkii isolate CNS0578487 chromosome 86, FALCON_Pclarkii_2.0, whole genome shotgun sequence window:
- the LOC123767228 gene encoding probable glutamate receptor codes for MFLKFTEHMCGHYSLTVFEVTADSQGSNITLTQLSLVVSEARQVRQASWCVTVVVVSDDLAFLAAFAQWSLKGRLLVWSTRLLVVTRLHLHYLQGLHTLLSMTNSMLIIIRESFVSFRCSVYMQLPYSPRGAQALKVASWTPEQGLAFTSSLPLFPDKFSRLLQRPTLKLATEINPLNIMITRETAKTGQGGMLQFVGPMPDLVSYLATALNFSYMYLRPPDGSWGIKRNDGTWSGMMGMVIRQEVDVAVGFFGISGVRAEVVDFTEPIVIEHIRILGARGRPEVDPWGFVFPLEPLVWTAILATLLILPLMVFLLSSCVSFRTVRQNNFLATFAYLRILLNQNIGVLDCGGGWWWERVVLAVWGLVAVVTTQSYAGNLMALLAVRHISQPFQSLQDVLDHHSVITIWQKDTPNVQYFREVKSGIYREIGDLEKKGRLVYITLLQLGDIINTLVRRGDHVVMDVDFGLKAYMSRDFTTSGQCSFYVSREEFLPVMLAMVGHKGSALVSALSKRIRRMTEAGLFQHWMKGAEPNSTLCQHPPSKIIVQAYLSLNNIWGVFVILIAGHTVSVCVLCLELVTVNIQHV; via the exons ATGTTTCTGAAGTTCACAGAACACATGTGCGGCCACTACAGCTTAACGGTGTTTGAGGTGACAGCAGACAGTCAGGGCAGCAACATAACGCTGACGCAGCTCTCCCTAGTGGTCAGCGAGGCTCGGCAG GTGCGGCAAGCGTCGTGgtgcgtgacggtggtggtggtgagcgacgACCTCGCCTTCCTCGCCGCCTTCGCCCAGTGGTCCCTCAAGGGCCGCCTCCTGGTGTGGTCGACGAGGCTCCTGGTCGTCACCCGCCTCCACCTCCACTACCTGCAGGGTCTCCACACACTGCTCTCCATGACCAACTCCATGCTGATAATTATTCGTGAATCATTTGTCAGCTTCAG ATGTAGTGTGTACATGCAGCTGCCGTACAGCCCCAGGGGCGCCCAGGCGCTGAAGGTGGCCTCCTGGACGCCCGAGCAAGGCCTCGCTTTCACCTCCAGCCTCCCGCTCTTCCCCGACAAGTTCTCCAG GTTACTTCAGCGACCGACTCTGAAGTTGGCGACGGAGATAAACCCGCTGAACATCATGATTACCAGGGAGACAGCCAAGACTGGCCAGGGAGGGATGTTACAGTTTGTAGGACCGATGCCGGACCTGGTGTCCTACCTCGCCACAGCTCTCAACTTCTC GTACATGTACTTGAGGCCTCCTGATGGATCTTGGGGCATTAAGCGTAACGATGGTACCTGGTCAGGCATGATGGGGATGGTGATCAGGCAG GAAGTAGATGTAGCAGTTGGCTTCTTTGGTATTAGTGGAGTCCGCGCTGAGGTGGTGGACTTCACGGAGCCAATTGTAATAGAACACATTAGGATACTGGGAGCCCGAGGTCGGCCGGAGGTGGACCCGTGGGGCTTTGTGTTCCCTCTGGAGCCGCTGGTGTGGACGGCCATCCTGGCGACGCTTCTGATACTGCCTCTGATGGTGTTCCTCCTGTCTTCATGCGTCTCATTCCGGACAGTTCGTCAAAATAACTTTCTGGCAACATTCGCTTACCTCCGTATTTTGTTGAATCAGA ATATTG GTGTGTtggattgtggtggtgggtggtggtgggagcgggTGGTGCTGgcggtgtgggggctggtggcggtggtgacgaCGCAGAGCTACGCCGGCAACCTCATGGCTCTCCTGGCTGTCAGACACATCTCCCAGCCCTTCCAGTCCCTCCAGGACGTGCTGGACCACCACTCAGTCATCACCATATGGCAGAAAGACACACCGAATGTACAATATTTTCGT GAGGTCAAGAGTGGAATATATCGTGAGATTGGAGACCTGGAGAAGAAAGGTCGTCTGGTGTACATAACTCTGCTCCAGCTGGGAGACATCATCAACACTCTGGTCAGGAGAGGAGACCACGTCGTCATGGACGTCGACTTTGGCCTCAAGGCCTACATGTCTCGAGACTTTACTACCTCAG GGCAGTGTTCCTTTTACGTGTCCAGGGAGGAGTTTCTGCCTGTGATGCTTGCTATGGTGGGCCACAAGGGAAGTGCTCTTGTATCAGCGTTAAGCAAGAG GATACGGAGGATGACTGAGGCCGGTCTCTTCCAGCACTGGATGAAGGGCGCGGAGCCAAACTCCACCTTGTGTCAACACCCTCCCTCAAAAATCATCGTTCAAGCTTATCTTTCACTTAATAATATCTGG GGAGTGTTTGTCATCCTTATTGCTGGTCACACTGTCAGTGTGTGCGTTCTCTGTCTGGAGTTGGTGACTGTCAACATTCAACACGTCTAG
- the LOC138358790 gene encoding uncharacterized protein: MLKNAPNKLGGNRYKVQTLSQMGGASCGDTVRQMMRRIGTYGVWSQYSLVGRKRKRVFKTLDICNVIIKACINTHTNATERDVETSIADMLKNAPNKHGGNRYKGGEARIHVHHIAESDMTNNENSGEPGAWHTAESSLMSI, encoded by the exons atgttgaagaacgccccaaacaaactcggtggaaacagatacaag gtccagacgctgtctcaaatgggcggtgcaagctgtggagacacagtgagacaaatgatgaggaggatagggacctatggggtctggtctcagtattcactcgttgggcgcaagaggaaacgtgtcttcaaaaccttggatatttgtaatgtaataataa aagcctgtatcaacacccacactaatgcaactgaaagagatgttgagacaagtattgctgatatgttgaagaacgccccaaacaaacacggtggaaacagatacaag ggtggtgaagcaagaatacatgtgcatcacatagcagagtcggatatgacgaataatgaaaacagcggagagcctggtgcatggcataccgctgaatcttctctaatgtctatatag